The Microtus ochrogaster isolate Prairie Vole_2 chromosome 4, MicOch1.0, whole genome shotgun sequence nucleotide sequence CCAATGACCATTTGTAGTTTCTTAGTTTCCATATGTGCACTATGTTaaatgagcaaaacaaaacatgtgaACCTAGCATATGAAACTTCATGGGAAAGAGAACATGAATCATTTGTCTTTGACAATAACCACACTCAATTTTCCCATACATTTATTTTCACACATTTAAAATGGCTTTGTTTTCTCCTGTAGCTTAGTAATACTGCACTGtgcatatataccacatttttctctttccattggTCACTTGATAAACTTCTAAGTTGATTTCACTTCCTAGCTATTGTGGACATAGCAGCAGTGAACACGATATAAAAGTATCTGTATAGTAGATATAAAGTTTTTGTTTATATTCCCAGAAGTGGTATAGCTGAGTCAAATGAAAGATCTATGTATAGTCTTTGAGAAACgcacacactgatttccagagtgacaagattatgtattaatttatgcaccaattttaaaataaaaaacgtgctgttggcttatgcctttaatcctagcacttgggaacagaggcaggtggatctctgagttcaaggccagaatggtctacatagtgagttctaggacagttagggctacacagagaaaccctctcttgaaggaccaagaaacaaacaaaaaaaaacaacaaaaacaaaagtaaactagAATTTTAATTGGtgttaatcttaaaaataaattcaaagtatattagaaaataaaaaataaaaataaacaatgcatATACAGGAGAAATATTTCTGCTTTcttgagagaggaaaaaatcTTTTATAAAGAAGGCCATAAAATTAGATAATGAAAGGCAAGTGACTggcattttataaaaaatttttgTTCCTAAAGTTAGGACACATTGTGAAAAGGAAAATAGTGTGGAAgcgtttaaaaacaaacaaaattattccCCAAGATGAACAAAAcaattaaagagaaacaaaacctgtGGTTGAGGTGAAATGCAGAAGGAAAAAGTACAATCTGAAGACTCACTGGAAAGCACATAGAGTCCTCTGTGTGGGACTGAGAAGCTCCCAAATATAGAAAGAGGGAAGACCAAGCCCTTCACTGTGAACAGACTCTCCTGCTGAGGACATTTCTCAGTGCTCCTTTCATGTCCCgattcctcaggctgtagataaAGGGATTCAGCATGGGTGTGACTACAGTGTACATCACAGCTACAATGATATCCTTATCATTAGTATtattggaggaggggaaaaaataTAACCCAATAATGGCTCCATAGTACAAAGAAACTACACATAGATGAGAACCACATGTGGACAAGGCTTTGCAGATTCCCTTGATAGAGGGAGTCCTCAGGATGGTGGCTCCAATGTGACCATACGAGATCAGGATGCATATGAATGGCACAGTAATAACTATCACTGCTAACGTGAGAATGACCAGCTCATTGATGGTGGTATCTGAACTGGACAGCTTAAGTAAAGCAGAGAGATCACAGAAAAAATGGTGAACAGTGTTgtctctaaagagagagagacgagCAAAGAGAAGAGTGTGCACAAGGCCATTGGTGGAGGAAAATACCCAGGACACTATCACTAGCAGAACACAGAGGCTCTGACTCATGATGGTGGTGTAGTGCAGAGGGTGACAGATGGCCACATACCTGTCATaggccatggaggtcagaaggaagtTGTCAACACACCCaaacagtaagaaaaaatatACCTGGGAAACACACCCAGCATATGAGATGGACTGACTGTGTGTCAGCATATTCATGAGCATCTTTGGAGCTGTGACTGATGAGAAAGAGATGTCTGTGAAGGCCAAgtggctgaggaagaagtacatgggggtgtggaggTGAGAGTCCAGCCTGATGAGCAGGATGATGAGCAGGTTCCCCAGCACTGTGGTCAGGTAGATGGCCAGGAACAGGGCAGAGTACATGTCTTGATCTTCTGGCTGGATGGGGAGTCCCAGGAGGATGAACTCAGATGTGCTACTCTGGTTATTCTTCATtatgctcttttcttttcctagagaTGAAAAATGATGATATAGAGGAAGCAGAGGTCATTGTATCTGCTACAGAATAATAGCAAGTTTTTAACTAGTCAGATTGTATGTACATTCTAATGAATATCTTGAGTTTTTTGCCACATTGTTGGGTTAGTTTTTATGTGACTAAATTGGCTATTTGCCTGCCTAAAAGCCAACTTCACAGCGTTttagaagaaagaatggaaagtaCCACAGTGAGTATcagatttatttgggctcaacCAGAGGAGACTTTAGTCTGTGAAAAACATCTGAGATTTCAAATTGGAGAGTAAGGCAGAGTCAATAAGGAACAGATAGAAATCCAGTAGGTGACTTCCAATGGCTAATTGGATTGGATTAAATCCCACCCCTGTCTATGAGTTACCAGGAATACTTTTCAGATATGCTTTAATTCCACTTACCACAAAAGTAAATATTAGGTGTATGAAGCTCCAAAATATCAGAATCTCTACATTTTATGTGAATGTTACATATATCAGGTCAGTCTTTGGGGTTTCACTAACTAGTGACATACCTGGGATACTCcatcaattctttctttcctatccAACACTTTCATCACTAGATGCAGGGGAAAGGGAGTGTACATCTCTTCTAATAAACACCCACAGAGGCCTCTGTATACAGTATCTTAGCTCAAGCTGAACCATTCCCATTCAAGCCTGTAGAATATCCAGAAATCCTTGACTTTCCCTGTCAGGTCCAGACTCTAGCACAGAGGGGGTTCTTTCTGAATGTCTGTCTGACATAAACAAGTAATAAGCTCTCCTTAACAGTGATTCTCAGGCTTGGTTCTCACTAATGAttcttaaaaaatttttgttGTATTCTAACATTTCTTATAATTTGTAATACACTAATTTTCCCTCGTTCTCCTTCAAATTTGTTgtcataaacatttaattttcaggaaagaaaacatgtgaaGCAGATATTAAAATGCAAACTCCATATTCTCTGAAAGAATTATCTACTCTGAATGTATTGATTTTTGAGAATTGCATAATCATTTTGTCCACCATTTATTTGAAGTTAACTAAAGAttacagtaaaatataaatataaagcataAATCATTTCAACTTGATTGaggtatatttaaaatttatattatatttatcctACTACATTAAAAGTCCTTTAAGTGATGCTATTATGGAGATGGACTGCCTTTTTATGTTAcatagtttttaataataaaaacttttgcATCTCAATGAAAATACTAATTAGCTGTCTGATGGAGATGTGggttgcttttattcatttgttacattttaataaataatatttgcaagtttttaagtttttttgtgCACTGATATATGTAACATGTACATGGGTGTAGAATGAATTTCTAAAAATGCAATTAGATAGCATTTATATTTATGACTTTAACATATTgttcaataataaaaagataagtgACAAGAAATTCTATTCTTATGTGTTCCTTAAAGCAACCTTAACTTAAGAATCTTTATCATGAAAACTATTTCATAAAAAGCACGTTGGAGCATACAGAGCAAGGACATTTGAGGAGCAAAAATTCAGAACTTTGGTCAGACGGAAAAGATATGGATTAGGGAACTCTTAGGGAGCATGTGTATATAAGACCTTTCCTGTCACATTAGAAACCTTCGATTTGTTCTCAGAAACGGGACCAAGTAAAAGTCTAAGAAAAGACTTTTAGGATAACTACAAGCTATCTTCTTGTAGTGATTGAAACAGAATAAGCAGGAATCTGAATAGCCATTGCACTATCTAAGGTACAAAATAATTCCCCTATGTGAATTGTTGCAGCACAGAAGAATCAAATTATATTGATTTAGTACAAAATTTGAGAAACTACCCAAGAAGATGATGGGTGTCATAGAAAAGCAAATGGGTGTATGCCTTACCTTTTCATCTCAAAATTAGATATAGAATCAGAGACAGCCTTTTTATGTAAATTTGCTGTCATCCCACTCTTTCAAATTTTAGACAGATGATCCAAATAAGTCATCTACAAGAATCTTTCTGTCCTAGTGTGTCATGAAGAGGGCTAGACCTTAGCGAAAAGcaacacacactgcacacacatacagataaggACACCCAAGGTTGCAGTCATCCTGCttcttgtaaattttatttccaCTCTGACATTGAGCATTTGATGATAATCACAGATACCTTATCTCCAAGGTGTGGAAACCTCTTCCATCTATTTATGGAATATGCAGAATATAGTAAAGCTGGCAGAGTCTGCAAGGGGCTCAATGTTCCACTGTGAGCAACAAAAGGCTTTCAGCATGCAGGCTGTTGTGATAGACACATGATTGTTCATGTCCCGAGAAATCAGTGTGGGTTTTAATTTTATACTCTATGATGAGGGCCTGGGATGATCCTGTATGCCTGGCTCCTGATTAGGGACAAGCTGCGTATGGTTTCATCATCGCCTTGGACTTCTCCAGGGATAGAAATTTTTGCTGAAGAAGACACAAGACAGTTCATCCTTGGAGGAATTGTAATAACAAGTGCAAGGCAACCAATAGGTGATGAACAAAGGTTATCGCTTGCCGTTTGCAGGATAAAACTACGggatttgagtttctttttttttttttttgggatttGAGTTTCTTGTGCTAtgaaaaacataaacagaaagactAGTATTATGCTTTCCACCAcaaggaaaaacataaagaaaagacgTCCTGAAAATCAAAGACAGTCTTATATGGAAAGGTTGAAAAAGAGGCAGacatggaaaaaacaaaagagggaaacAAAGTTCACTTGATCAAAGTGCTATGTTTGTGTACACAATGAAACTCGTTACTTTGTACACTGATGTAActcaatatttttaataaaaataagcattacAGCATTCTGCTTACAGAAGTGAAGTTAAAGTCTTTGTCTTGAATAGATGCAGCCTCCAaagaactacattttaaaatatattcttttaaatggGCATGGAAAGTAATACATTTGAGTGATGGGCAGGTATCATTTTTAatagtcaggaccacgaggggtgcacccacccactgagacagtggggctgatctattgggagctcaccaaggccagctggactatgactgaaaaagcatgggataaaaccggactctatgaacatggcgaacaatgagggctgatgagaagccaaggacaatggcacggggttttgatcctacttcatgttctggctttgtgggagcctagccagtttggatgttcaccttcctagacatggacggaggggggaggaccttggactttccagagggcagggaaccctgactgctctttggactggagagggagggggagaggagtggggggagggggagaaggctgggaggagggggaaacttttttttccttttctcaataaaaaaaaacacatgaaatttgAGATGCTGTACATCTCACATGTGTGAACCAACTCAGATTGGCTAGACTTCCTCAGATGCCGGCAACTACTCCTCAGCTCACATCAGGATACACACCATATGCATGACCGCAAACTCCCTGGAATGCTTTGGAAAGTCTCTAGCCAGTGTTTCACAGGGCTTCACCTTCCTAGGACCAGAGATGTCCCATAGGGGTTTTATTCATCAGTTGAATCAGTATTTGTCTGTCACAGCCTTTAAcagaaaagtaattttgtttCAATATGTGAACAGACTCATATACTCGGAGGGGAAAAGTTAACTATTTAGCGACCTTCACACTGAGACAGTTAAAATGTATTGTGAATGTAAGAGAGGCTACAAATAGGGAGAGTCAGAGGGAAGTTGGCTAATGGGTAGATGACAATGAAATGGAAAACTGGCTTCTGGTTGCAAGGTAGGGTGATTAATCTGGTAATAAAAAATACTGTGAGTTTCAAATGGATACAAAAAATTATGAGTATTTCCATCATAAACAg carries:
- the LOC106144511 gene encoding olfactory receptor 50, giving the protein MKNNQSSTSEFILLGLPIQPEDQDMYSALFLAIYLTTVLGNLLIILLIRLDSHLHTPMYFFLSHLAFTDISFSSVTAPKMLMNMLTHSQSISYAGCVSQVYFFLLFGCVDNFLLTSMAYDRYVAICHPLHYTTIMSQSLCVLLVIVSWVFSSTNGLVHTLLFARLSLFRDNTVHHFFCDLSALLKLSSSDTTINELVILTLAVIVITVPFICILISYGHIGATILRTPSIKGICKALSTCGSHLCVVSLYYGAIIGLYFFPSSNNTNDKDIIVAVMYTVVTPMLNPFIYSLRNRDMKGALRNVLSRRVCSQ